In one window of Clupea harengus chromosome 4, Ch_v2.0.2, whole genome shotgun sequence DNA:
- the LOC105906822 gene encoding tubulin alpha-1A chain, which translates to MRECISVHVGQAGVQMGNACWELYCLEHGIQPDGQMPSDKTIGGGDDSFNTFFSETGAGKHVPRAVFVDLEPTVIDEVRTGTYRQLFHPEQLITGKEDAANNYARGHYTIGKEIIDLVLDRIRKLADQCTGLQGFLVFHSFGGGTGSGFTSLLMERLSVDYGKKSKLEFSIYPAPQVSTAVVEPYNSILTTHTTLEHSDCAFMVDNEAIYDICRRNLDIDRPSYTNLNRLIGQIVSSITASLRFDGALNVDLTEFQTNLVPYPRIHFPLATYAPVISAEKAYHEQLSVSEITNACFEPANQMVKCDPRHGKYMACCLLYRGDVVPKDVNAAIATIKTKRTIQFVDWCPTGFKVGINYQPPTVVPGGDLAKVQRAVCMLSNTTAIAEAWARLDHKFDLMYAKRAFVHWYVGEGMEEGEFSEAREDMAALEKDYEEVGVDSIEGEGEEEGEEY; encoded by the exons ATG CGTGAGTGCATCTCAGTCCACGTGGGTCAGGCTGGCGTCCAGATGGGCAATGCCTGTTGGGAGCTATATTGCCTTGAACACGGCATCCAACCGGACGGGCAGATGCCCAGCGACAAGACCATCGGTGGAGGAGACGACTCTTTCAACACCTTCTTCAGTGAGACTGGAGCTGGAAAGCATGTGCCCAGGGCTGTGTTTGTAGACCTGGAGCCCACTGTGATTG ATGAGGTACGCACTGGGACCTATCGCCAACTGTTCCACCCAGAGCAGCTCATCACTGGCAAAGAGGATGCTGCTAACAACTATGCCCGTGGTCACTACACCATTGGCAAGGAGATCATTGACCTTGTATTAGACAGGATTCGCAAACTG gcTGACCAATGCACAGGTCTGCAGGGCTTCCTCGTCTTCCACAGCTTTGGGGGAGGCACTGGCTCTGGCTTCACCTCCCTTCTGATGGAGCGCCTGTCTGTTGACTATGGAAAGAAGTCCAAGCTAGAGTTCTCCATCTACCCAGCCCCCCAGGTGTCCACTGCCGTGGTAGAGCCCTATAACTCCATTCTGACCACCCATACCACCCTTGAGCACTCTGACTGTGCCTTCATGGTAGACAATGAGGCCATCTATGACATCTGCCGTAGAAACCTTGATATCGATCGCCCAAGCTACACAAACCTCAACAGGCTCATTGGTCAGATTGTGTCCTCCATCACAGCATCCCTCCGTTTTGATGGTGCGCTCAATGTTGATCTGACCGAGTTCCAGACCAACCTGGTTCCCTACCCTCGTATCCATTTCCCCCTGGCCACATATGCCCCAGTGATCTCTGCTGAGAAGGCCTACCATGAGCAGCTCTCAGTGTCTGAGATCACCAATGCTTGCTTtgaaccagccaatcagatggtCAAATGTGATCCCCGTCACGGCAAGTACATGGCCTGCTGTCTGCTGTACCGTGGTGACGTGGTGCCGAAAGACGTTAATGCTGCCATTGCCACCATCAAGACCAAGCGCACCATTCAGTTTGTGGATTGGTGTCCCACTGGTTTCAAGGTTGGCATCAACTACCAGCCGCCCACTGTTGTCCCAGGTGGAGACCTGGCAAAGGTGCAGAGGGCTGTGTGCATGCTGAGCAACACCACTGCTATTGCAGAGGCTTGGGCCAGGCTGGATCACAAGTTTGATCTGATGTACGCCAAGCGTGCCTTTGTGCACTGGTATGTAGGTGAGGGtatggaggagggagagttcTCCGAGGCCAGAGAGGACATGGCTGCTCTGGAGAAGGATTATGAAGAGGTGGGTGTTGACTCTATTGAAGGTGAGGgcgaggaagagggagaggagtactAA